One window from the genome of Brachyspira hampsonii encodes:
- a CDS encoding DUF6320 domain-containing protein gives MSYCNNCRLKIKTNRNICPLCLKELNKNDNMIINEEYHSYEWFYKMQKKINSKKIVLLSSLTMIIVLIIVNISTNSKYNWAVISVISILCAYFTFICFTANTLYLRQKLIIEFFILMPLVIVVDIFSGFHKWSFNYVIPFLALGLNIAMFLIAVIDRKYFNEYVSYIMSSSFISIMIIILPLFHFVLWSSLSALGGGIIIILAMLILFRIDFISSIIKIFHI, from the coding sequence ATGTCATATTGTAATAACTGCAGACTGAAAATAAAAACTAATAGAAATATATGTCCTTTATGTCTGAAAGAATTAAATAAGAATGATAATATGATAATAAATGAAGAATATCATTCTTATGAATGGTTTTATAAAATGCAGAAAAAAATTAATTCTAAAAAAATAGTTTTGCTTTCCTCATTAACGATGATAATAGTTTTGATAATAGTAAATATTTCAACTAATTCAAAATATAATTGGGCTGTAATATCTGTTATATCCATATTATGTGCATATTTTACATTTATATGTTTTACAGCAAATACTTTATATTTAAGGCAGAAATTGATTATAGAATTTTTTATACTTATGCCTCTTGTTATTGTGGTAGATATATTTAGCGGTTTTCATAAATGGTCATTTAATTATGTTATTCCATTTTTAGCTCTTGGATTAAATATAGCTATGTTTTTAATCGCCGTTATAGATAGAAAATATTTTAATGAATATGTTTCTTATATAATGTCTTCCTCTTTTATATCAATAATGATTATAATTCTGCCGTTGTTTCATTTTGTACTTTGGAGCAGTTTATCGGCTTTGGGAGGAGGTATTATAATTATTTTAGCTATGCTTATATTATTTAGAATTGATTTTATTTCATCTATAATAAAAATTTTTCATATATAA
- a CDS encoding alpha/beta hydrolase — MEDKKNAEKEQIKLEKEKDKLEIKNKKIEEKIRRKNLLGEYLSYPSMALNFIRSDKKIKPEKYIFDKDKAQYILYFAPQLKENESPKKQVIVYLYGGGWREGNANLYRFVGRRFAKEKFHTILLGYRLSKKYKYPAQIEDVFSGFNKALEVLKNKNIDYSNIVVIGSSAGAHLGALLVYYKEMHKKYNVDSNIFKGYVSLGGPTDLNVCTNDIITPMLNQLFEEGYNREEANPYNHIDGSEKTKVLCVHSELDPICDVKNSINFSNKVNSFHNGLADCIVFDNKNIYHNNLVNGIFFESMDSEHILDKVFKWIERIDS, encoded by the coding sequence ATGGAAGATAAAAAGAATGCTGAAAAAGAGCAGATAAAACTTGAGAAAGAAAAAGATAAGTTAGAGATAAAGAATAAAAAAATAGAAGAAAAGATAAGAAGAAAAAATTTACTTGGAGAATATTTAAGTTATCCAAGTATGGCTTTAAATTTTATAAGGTCTGACAAGAAAATAAAGCCTGAAAAGTATATATTCGATAAGGATAAGGCTCAATATATATTATATTTTGCTCCCCAATTAAAAGAAAATGAAAGCCCTAAGAAGCAGGTTATAGTTTATCTTTATGGAGGCGGCTGGCGAGAGGGTAATGCCAATTTATACAGATTTGTAGGGAGAAGATTTGCAAAAGAAAAATTTCATACTATTTTGCTGGGTTATAGACTTAGTAAAAAATATAAATATCCGGCTCAAATAGAAGATGTATTCTCAGGGTTTAATAAGGCATTGGAGGTTTTAAAAAATAAAAATATTGATTATTCTAATATTGTAGTAATAGGTTCATCAGCCGGGGCACATTTAGGAGCTTTGCTTGTATATTATAAAGAAATGCATAAGAAGTATAATGTAGATTCTAATATTTTTAAAGGTTATGTATCACTTGGCGGTCCTACTGATTTAAATGTATGTACTAATGATATAATTACTCCTATGCTTAATCAATTATTTGAGGAAGGCTATAATAGAGAAGAAGCTAATCCGTATAATCATATAGACGGAAGTGAAAAAACAAAGGTATTATGTGTTCATTCAGAATTGGATCCTATTTGCGATGTTAAGAATTCTATTAATTTTTCTAATAAAGTTAATAGTTTTCATAATGGTTTAGCTGATTGTATTGTATTTGATAATAAAAATATTTATCATAATAATTTAGTTAATGGAATATTCTTTGAATCTATGGACAGCGAGCATATATTGGATAAAGTATTCAAATGGATTGAAAGAATTGATAGTTAA
- the cysS gene encoding cysteine--tRNA ligase — MKDIVFYNSLTREKEVFKPINSNEVGMYSCGPTVYNYAHIGNFRAYVFSDLLRRVLEDYGYNVKLVMNLTDVDDKTIKNSKENHISLNDYTKKYKEAFFEDINTLGIKKASVNPAATDHIKEMIDIIELLKKNGHTYEADGSVYFKISTFPQYGELANLDKQELLEGASGRVLNDEYDKENASDFVLWKAYTEEDGEVYWDSPFGKGRPGWHIECSAMSCKYLGKHFDIHTGGIDNKFPHHENEIAQNEAAFNEKFVNYWLHCEHLIVDGEKMSKSKGNFYTLRDLLDKGLSPEAIRYSLINSHYRKQLNFTIEGIKQAQSAIDRVNDLIFRLKDISNTESNEVNDNLLKELELSNEKFSDSIYNDLNISEALGILFTLVKTVNTSFDSINVNTRDSVLKFIERVNNIINCFNMGDTDKKEDNEEEINKLIEERTLAKKEKNYQKADEIRNQLLSMGIEIMDTPHGVKWKRK; from the coding sequence ATGAAAGATATAGTATTTTATAATTCACTTACTAGAGAAAAAGAGGTGTTTAAACCTATTAATTCCAATGAAGTTGGTATGTATTCATGCGGACCCACTGTATATAATTATGCTCATATAGGTAATTTTAGAGCTTATGTATTCAGCGATTTGCTTAGAAGGGTTTTAGAAGATTATGGATATAATGTTAAGCTAGTTATGAATTTAACTGATGTTGATGACAAAACTATAAAAAATTCTAAAGAGAATCATATATCTCTTAATGATTATACAAAGAAGTATAAAGAAGCATTTTTTGAAGATATAAATACATTAGGAATAAAAAAGGCTTCAGTAAATCCTGCAGCCACTGATCATATAAAAGAGATGATTGATATTATAGAACTGCTCAAAAAAAATGGTCATACTTATGAGGCAGACGGTTCTGTATATTTTAAAATAAGCACTTTCCCTCAATACGGAGAGCTTGCCAATTTAGATAAGCAGGAGCTTCTTGAAGGAGCTTCAGGACGCGTTCTTAATGATGAGTATGATAAAGAAAATGCAAGCGATTTTGTACTTTGGAAGGCATATACTGAAGAAGACGGAGAGGTTTATTGGGATTCTCCTTTTGGAAAGGGAAGACCGGGCTGGCATATAGAATGTTCTGCAATGAGTTGTAAATATTTGGGTAAGCATTTTGATATACATACAGGAGGAATTGATAATAAATTCCCTCATCATGAAAATGAAATAGCACAAAATGAAGCTGCTTTCAATGAAAAGTTCGTTAATTATTGGCTTCACTGCGAGCATTTGATAGTTGACGGTGAGAAAATGTCTAAATCTAAAGGTAATTTTTATACTTTAAGAGATTTGCTTGATAAAGGACTTTCTCCTGAAGCTATAAGATATTCGCTTATAAACTCTCATTACAGAAAGCAGTTAAATTTCACTATAGAAGGAATTAAACAGGCTCAAAGTGCTATTGACAGAGTTAATGATCTTATATTCAGATTGAAAGATATAAGCAATACTGAATCTAATGAAGTTAATGATAATTTATTAAAAGAGTTAGAGCTTTCTAATGAAAAGTTTTCAGACTCTATTTATAATGATTTAAATATATCAGAGGCACTTGGTATATTATTTACTTTAGTTAAAACAGTAAATACTTCTTTTGATTCTATTAATGTTAATACAAGAGATTCTGTATTAAAATTTATAGAGAGAGTAAATAATATTATAAATTGTTTTAATATGGGTGATACTGATAAAAAAGAAGATAATGAAGAAGAAATTAATAAATTAATAGAAGAGCGAACTCTTGCTAAGAAAGAGAAAAACTATCAAAAAGCAGATGAGATAAGAAATCAGTTATTGTCTATGGGAATAGAGATAATGGATACACCTCATGGTGTTAAGTGGAAAAGAAAATAA
- a CDS encoding ribonuclease H-like domain-containing protein has product MDLIKKTFQHIEGIGPKKESLLWEEGAVDWEDTLKNINYYAMPASIRESLKDELPRSIYNLKNKNYNYFLKKFPSSIVYRLYPILMDKTVFLDIETTGIKPAKAHVTVIGCYDGKEMKVFVHGRNEHEFLDYIKNYSIIVTFNGSCFDIPFLERYFATTIKCAQIDLRFVLKDLGYTGGLKKIEQDVGISRGDDMEGVNGYTAVLLWNYYQDTKDETAIDSLIHYNLLDTINLEYLLYLAYNKYAESCNCQLLEYKDLPSVDHYKPNKKLIDALHKKPYKYAPKSED; this is encoded by the coding sequence GTGGATTTGATAAAAAAAACATTTCAGCATATAGAAGGTATAGGTCCAAAAAAAGAAAGTCTTTTATGGGAAGAAGGTGCTGTTGATTGGGAAGATACTTTAAAAAATATAAATTATTATGCTATGCCTGCAAGTATTAGGGAATCTTTGAAAGATGAACTTCCAAGAAGTATATATAATTTAAAAAATAAAAACTATAATTATTTTTTGAAAAAATTTCCTTCTTCTATAGTATATAGACTTTATCCTATACTTATGGATAAAACTGTTTTCCTAGATATAGAAACTACAGGAATAAAACCTGCTAAAGCCCATGTAACTGTTATAGGCTGTTATGACGGCAAGGAAATGAAAGTTTTTGTACATGGCAGAAATGAGCATGAATTTTTGGATTATATAAAGAATTATTCTATAATAGTAACATTCAATGGATCTTGTTTTGATATACCATTTTTGGAGAGATATTTTGCCACAACTATAAAATGTGCTCAGATAGATTTGCGTTTTGTACTTAAAGATTTAGGATATACAGGCGGATTAAAGAAAATAGAGCAGGATGTAGGTATTTCCAGAGGCGATGATATGGAAGGAGTTAATGGATATACTGCAGTTTTATTATGGAATTATTATCAAGATACTAAAGATGAAACCGCTATAGATTCTCTGATACACTATAATCTGCTTGATACTATCAATTTGGAATATCTGCTTTATTTGGCATATAATAAATATGCTGAAAGCTGTAACTGTCAGCTTTTGGAATATAAGGATTTACCTTCTGTTGATCATTACAAGCCTAATAAGAAATTAATAGATGCTTTACATAAGAAACCTTATAAATATGCTCCTAAAAGTGAAGATTAA
- a CDS encoding iron-containing alcohol dehydrogenase — MAIIEFNIPTKITFGIDSLDCLSDTIKKYGGRTVLVTDGASFNQTGLIDQIVNKLNDNFINVMVYSDVNSTSTSDAADIIANLVRYSRAESIVAVGGFKIQNTAKGAAIVVTNSGEASDYINGQPVYHKPLPIIAVPTILGSLSEIATGICLYDKYDEVNKQNNEANIYSSNCIIDPTLYATVPVKYTISSALSVFALSFDIYMSNTLTSITEPLIVHAMKVSMQGLKKLISESNNIDNIATLATANMLCATSACHSSLGAIRALSIAINSVYAVNKSMVCSILLPHIMEYYITVAPDKYVVLSNVIDGIDPEMTPFEIANQSAQHIKQFLHNINLPTRLNEINIDRSKFDKVAELALKYPGMDQLPRTMNFDSIMTILDQAY; from the coding sequence ATGGCTATAATAGAATTTAATATACCAACAAAAATCACATTCGGCATTGATTCTCTTGACTGCTTATCCGATACAATAAAGAAATACGGCGGAAGAACTGTATTAGTTACAGATGGGGCATCATTCAATCAAACCGGATTAATAGATCAAATAGTAAATAAACTTAATGATAACTTCATTAATGTAATGGTTTATTCTGATGTAAATTCTACAAGTACAAGCGATGCTGCCGATATTATTGCCAATCTGGTAAGATACAGCAGAGCAGAATCCATAGTAGCAGTAGGCGGCTTCAAAATACAAAATACTGCTAAAGGAGCAGCCATTGTAGTAACAAACAGCGGTGAAGCTTCAGACTATATCAATGGGCAGCCTGTATACCATAAACCTTTACCTATTATAGCAGTGCCTACAATATTAGGTTCTTTATCAGAAATAGCCACAGGAATATGTTTATATGATAAATATGATGAGGTAAATAAACAAAATAATGAAGCTAATATATACTCATCTAATTGTATTATAGATCCTACTTTATATGCCACTGTACCTGTAAAATATACTATAAGCAGTGCTTTATCAGTATTTGCTTTATCATTTGACATATATATGAGCAATACTCTTACAAGCATAACAGAGCCTTTAATAGTACATGCTATGAAAGTAAGTATGCAGGGATTAAAAAAACTTATATCTGAAAGTAATAATATAGATAATATAGCAACTTTAGCTACAGCAAATATGTTATGTGCTACTTCTGCATGCCACAGCAGTTTAGGTGCTATAAGAGCTTTGTCTATTGCCATAAATAGTGTATATGCCGTTAATAAATCTATGGTATGTTCTATATTGCTTCCTCATATTATGGAATATTATATCACTGTAGCACCTGATAAATATGTTGTACTTTCAAATGTTATAGACGGAATAGATCCGGAAATGACTCCTTTTGAAATTGCTAACCAATCTGCACAGCATATAAAACAATTTCTTCATAATATAAACTTGCCTACAAGACTTAATGAAATAAATATAGACAGAAGTAAATTTGATAAAGTTGCAGAATTAGCATTAAAATATCCAGGTATGGATCAGCTCCCTAGAACTATGAATTTTGATTCAATAATGACAATATTGGATCAGGCTTATTAA
- a CDS encoding RsiV family protein: MIRNILTLSFILLIISCSNNKNNNINNNQTNTNTIETQTNELKQAEELNNNNTKNDTSHTQKNIEWISHHYYIKNDKGDFFSVYLNDRWPENNSELMPNYEKIKAAFNYKNLNDINQFYDKKSILDITNNRIYAEAENGDSIESTYSNITSFKMTSKSLNSSSKEINAASSLKAAVYNYAYSDVSETNEYGSASTFSYKDSIFLLIPDDTNKLEVYDKISFDINEGFNLNNLKRNENLEFEDKKGSISKLFENDMSDPYDEWLTNSADSYESSKSINITYFNDKTISIRRTSTLYLGGAHGVYNNYNLVYSLETGEKIEVTNFIKDFDDDELRSIMRDKLLSIDNRTEEDYLVPLDEITLADTSFYIYADGVHFVWPIYTITAYVLGETEIVLSFDEIRPFIKDEYLYIIE, translated from the coding sequence ATGATTAGAAATATCCTTACATTATCTTTTATACTTTTAATAATATCATGTTCAAATAATAAAAATAATAACATTAATAATAATCAAACCAATACTAATACAATAGAAACCCAAACTAATGAATTAAAACAAGCCGAAGAATTAAACAATAATAATACAAAAAATGATACTTCTCATACACAAAAAAATATAGAATGGATATCTCATCACTATTATATAAAAAATGATAAAGGAGATTTCTTTTCAGTTTATTTAAATGACAGATGGCCTGAAAATAACTCTGAATTAATGCCTAATTATGAAAAAATAAAGGCAGCTTTTAATTATAAAAATTTAAATGATATAAATCAATTTTATGATAAAAAAAGCATTCTTGATATAACAAATAATAGAATATATGCAGAAGCTGAAAACGGCGACAGTATAGAGAGTACATATTCAAATATTACATCATTTAAAATGACTTCAAAATCATTAAATAGTTCATCAAAAGAAATAAATGCAGCTTCATCATTAAAAGCAGCAGTATATAACTATGCATATTCAGATGTTTCTGAAACTAATGAATATGGAAGTGCATCAACATTCTCATATAAAGATTCTATATTTTTGCTTATACCTGATGACACTAACAAATTAGAAGTATATGATAAAATTTCTTTTGATATAAATGAAGGTTTTAATCTAAATAATCTAAAAAGAAATGAAAATTTAGAATTTGAGGATAAAAAGGGAAGCATATCAAAATTATTTGAAAACGATATGAGTGATCCTTATGATGAATGGTTAACAAATTCAGCTGACAGCTATGAATCAAGTAAATCTATCAACATAACTTATTTTAATGATAAAACTATATCTATAAGAAGAACTTCAACATTATATTTAGGCGGAGCACATGGAGTGTACAATAATTATAATTTAGTATATTCATTAGAAACAGGTGAAAAAATAGAAGTTACTAATTTTATAAAAGATTTTGATGATGATGAATTAAGAAGCATTATGAGAGATAAACTTTTATCAATAGATAATAGAACAGAAGAAGATTATTTAGTTCCTTTAGATGAAATAACTTTAGCTGATACATCTTTTTACATCTATGCTGACGGCGTGCATTTTGTATGGCCTATATATACTATAACTGCTTATGTTTTAGGTGAAACAGAAATAGTTTTGAGCTTTGATGAAATTAGACCGTTCATAAAAGATGAATATTTATACATAATAGAATAA
- a CDS encoding peptide ABC transporter substrate-binding protein — protein MKKIFIAFLMMFLIVISCGKKSETSSGAVSSVSINLGPEPKTMDPTLNSINVVSSYILHAFEGLTKIDSNNNVRPGMAETWEISDDGLVYTFHIRKNAKWSDGKPVTAHDFEYAWKRAVDPNTAAEYSYMMEIVKNAKEINAGNMDYNSLGVRAIDDYTFEVQLENPAIYFIDFIASTVVFMPVRKDIIEQYGDRWTLTPETYIGNGPYKMKERVIDERIVFDINTNYYDADKQAAKQINFVLMSDPNTAIAGIRGGTIDFSALEPPAAEIETLKNEGYIVANNALGTYYIELNITNRAFADKRVRQALSLAIDRNYIVSNVTKGGQIPAGAFVPTEVRGLNTTFRKENKEYINVNDYENNVKKAKELMAEAGYPNGVNYPVIELKVSPGIYVLIGEALQQMWKENLNVNVSLVQEEFPITLQTLLEKDYQMARMGWTGDYNDPMTMLDVMVSGGGVNHTGFANKEYDDKILTAKQSEDNKIRMAAMAEAENILMDEMPIIPLYYRADSFMKNPKLEGVVLNPLGRHKFNYSYIK, from the coding sequence ATGAAAAAGATATTTATTGCTTTTTTGATGATGTTTTTGATTGTAATATCATGCGGTAAAAAATCAGAAACAAGTAGCGGAGCGGTTTCATCTGTATCAATAAATTTGGGACCTGAACCTAAGACTATGGATCCTACATTAAATTCTATCAATGTTGTATCATCTTATATACTTCATGCTTTTGAAGGCTTAACAAAGATAGATTCAAATAATAATGTAAGACCTGGTATGGCAGAAACTTGGGAAATATCAGACGATGGTTTGGTATATACATTTCATATAAGAAAGAATGCAAAGTGGTCTGACGGTAAGCCTGTAACAGCACATGATTTTGAATATGCATGGAAAAGGGCAGTTGATCCTAATACAGCAGCTGAATACTCATACATGATGGAAATAGTAAAAAATGCTAAAGAGATTAATGCAGGCAATATGGATTATAATAGTTTAGGAGTGAGAGCTATTGATGATTATACATTTGAAGTACAGCTTGAAAATCCGGCTATTTATTTTATAGATTTTATAGCTTCTACAGTAGTATTTATGCCTGTTAGAAAAGATATTATAGAACAATATGGAGATAGATGGACTTTAACTCCTGAAACATATATAGGCAATGGTCCTTATAAAATGAAAGAAAGGGTGATAGATGAGAGAATAGTTTTTGATATTAATACTAATTATTATGATGCTGATAAGCAAGCGGCTAAACAGATTAATTTTGTACTTATGAGCGATCCGAATACAGCTATTGCCGGAATCAGAGGCGGCACTATAGATTTTTCTGCATTAGAACCTCCGGCAGCTGAAATAGAAACATTAAAAAATGAAGGTTATATAGTAGCAAATAATGCTTTAGGTACTTATTATATAGAATTAAATATTACGAATAGGGCTTTTGCAGATAAAAGAGTAAGACAGGCTTTATCACTTGCTATAGACAGAAATTATATAGTATCAAATGTTACTAAAGGCGGACAGATTCCTGCAGGTGCTTTTGTGCCTACTGAAGTTAGAGGATTAAACACTACATTTAGAAAAGAAAATAAAGAATATATAAATGTTAATGATTATGAGAATAATGTTAAAAAGGCAAAAGAGTTGATGGCTGAAGCAGGTTATCCTAATGGTGTAAATTACCCTGTAATAGAATTAAAAGTGTCTCCTGGTATTTATGTGTTAATCGGAGAGGCTTTGCAGCAGATGTGGAAAGAAAATTTGAATGTTAATGTATCTTTGGTACAGGAAGAGTTTCCTATAACACTTCAGACCTTACTAGAAAAAGATTATCAAATGGCTAGAATGGGCTGGACAGGTGATTATAATGATCCTATGACTATGCTTGATGTTATGGTAAGCGGCGGCGGAGTAAATCATACAGGATTTGCTAACAAAGAATATGATGATAAAATATTGACAGCTAAACAAAGCGAAGATAATAAGATAAGAATGGCAGCTATGGCTGAAGCTGAAAATATACTTATGGATGAGATGCCTATTATACCTTTATATTATAGAGCAGACTCATTTATGAAAAATCCTAAATTAGAAGGTGTGGTATTAAATCCTTTAGGAAGACATAAATTTAATTATTCATATATAAAATAA
- a CDS encoding peptide ABC transporter substrate-binding protein, with protein MKKVMAIFLILSSLFLLSCSGNSGNKNDTIVINMGAEPRTIDPSLNSLNVVSAMLFHSFESLTRIGPDGKLTNGMAESWDISEDGKVYTFHLRTNALWSDGKPVTAHDFEYGWKRVVNPDVAAQYASLLEIIKNAKEINAGTMDYNELGVKALDDYTFQVELVDPAAYFLEFMTTVGVFAPIRKDIIEQYGDDWTLSPETYVCNGPYQMTERVMDQYIVFEARTNYYNAEETVAKKLKFLSMADPNTAIAGIRGGTIHFSALEPPSSEIEKLKAENYIALRDGAGTFYLSLNITNNALKDKRVRQALSLAIDRNYIVSNVTMGGQAPAQGFVPPTIDGISNSYRAEAGILIDTDNYAANVEKAKALMAEAGYPNGEGFPVLEIRVSPGLHIIVAEAIQQMWKSNLNIDVTLKNDEYPLVLQYLVEKNFDIGSMAWNADYRDPMTMLEIMLTGNSFNYGSYSNPSYDVLVNSARKTADASVRMKYMMDAEKILIDDMPFIPLYHRAFTLMVSPKLKGVVYNTLGKHKFNYCYIE; from the coding sequence ATGAAAAAAGTAATGGCTATATTTTTAATATTAAGTTCTTTATTTCTTCTGTCATGCTCAGGTAATTCTGGAAATAAAAATGATACTATAGTTATTAATATGGGGGCAGAACCTAGAACTATAGATCCTAGCTTAAACAGTTTGAATGTTGTTTCTGCTATGTTATTTCATTCATTTGAAAGTTTGACAAGAATAGGTCCGGACGGAAAACTTACAAATGGTATGGCAGAAAGCTGGGATATATCCGAAGACGGAAAAGTTTATACTTTTCATTTAAGAACTAATGCTTTATGGTCTGACGGTAAGCCTGTAACAGCACATGATTTTGAATACGGCTGGAAAAGAGTTGTTAATCCTGATGTGGCAGCTCAATATGCTTCTTTATTAGAAATAATTAAAAATGCTAAAGAGATTAATGCTGGTACTATGGATTATAATGAACTTGGAGTAAAAGCTTTAGATGATTATACATTTCAAGTAGAACTAGTTGATCCTGCAGCTTACTTTTTAGAGTTTATGACTACAGTAGGAGTTTTTGCTCCTATAAGAAAGGATATTATAGAGCAGTATGGAGATGATTGGACTTTATCACCTGAAACTTATGTATGTAATGGTCCTTATCAAATGACAGAAAGGGTTATGGATCAGTATATAGTTTTTGAGGCTAGAACAAATTACTATAATGCTGAAGAGACTGTTGCTAAAAAATTAAAATTCCTTTCTATGGCAGATCCTAATACAGCTATTGCCGGAATCAGAGGAGGAACTATACATTTTTCAGCATTGGAGCCTCCTTCAAGCGAAATAGAAAAATTAAAAGCTGAAAATTATATTGCTCTTAGAGATGGAGCTGGTACTTTCTACTTATCTCTTAATATTACGAACAATGCTTTGAAAGATAAAAGAGTAAGACAGGCTTTATCTCTTGCTATTGACAGAAATTATATAGTATCTAATGTTACTATGGGCGGACAAGCACCAGCTCAAGGATTTGTACCTCCTACAATAGATGGTATTAGTAATTCATACAGAGCTGAGGCTGGCATATTAATAGATACTGATAATTATGCTGCAAATGTGGAAAAAGCTAAGGCATTAATGGCTGAGGCTGGATATCCTAATGGCGAAGGTTTTCCTGTATTAGAGATAAGAGTTTCTCCGGGTCTTCATATAATAGTTGCTGAGGCTATACAGCAGATGTGGAAATCTAATTTAAATATTGATGTAACATTGAAAAATGATGAGTATCCTCTTGTACTTCAGTATTTAGTAGAGAAAAATTTTGATATTGGTTCTATGGCTTGGAATGCTGATTACAGGGATCCTATGACTATGCTTGAAATAATGCTTACAGGAAATTCATTTAATTATGGTTCATATTCTAATCCTAGTTATGATGTTTTGGTTAATAGTGCTAGAAAAACTGCTGATGCTTCTGTGAGAATGAAATATATGATGGATGCAGAAAAAATATTAATAGATGATATGCCTTTTATACCTCTTTATCATAGAGCATTTACTTTAATGGTTAGTCCTAAATTGAAAGGTGTAGTATATAATACTTTGGGAAAACATAAATTTAATTACTGCTATATTGAATAG
- a CDS encoding Na+/H+ antiporter NhaC family protein: MEEENKGSFLGLIPLIIFLAIYMFSGLYTGSFENMPLMVGILISSGAALLLNKKSDKKKFETKVDMYCEGGGEKTLILMVLIFILAGAFSGAASKMGAVSSIVNMGLSIIPANLILPGIFVIGCILSFSMGTSMGTVSALMPIAIDLANKTNINMPLIAGVVVGSAMFGDNLSFISDTTIAATRTQEVSMKSKFQENIFMVLPAIIVNIILLMFQPVGTIDIGNHSNFSIINIIPYIAVIGLSLSGINVVITMSISIIIAIIIGIFNGSFTLVESFKIVHNGMMGMEDMAIIAVFVGGLVALMKHLGGIDWILYTLSKNTKTSKGGELSIAALVSLIDISTTNNTVSIIAAGPIAANIADKFGISRKRTASILDLFSSAFNGISPFAGQLLVAGGLAKISPISIVPYVWYCILMIIFGIIEIIIGYPHFIKKDK, translated from the coding sequence ATGGAAGAAGAAAACAAAGGGAGTTTTTTAGGATTAATACCATTAATCATTTTTTTGGCTATCTATATGTTTTCAGGATTATACACAGGCAGCTTTGAGAATATGCCTCTTATGGTTGGTATTTTAATATCATCTGGTGCGGCATTATTATTAAATAAGAAATCTGATAAGAAAAAATTTGAAACTAAAGTTGATATGTACTGTGAAGGCGGCGGAGAAAAAACATTGATTTTAATGGTTTTGATATTTATTTTAGCAGGGGCTTTTTCCGGAGCTGCTTCAAAAATGGGAGCTGTATCTTCTATCGTTAATATGGGACTAAGTATCATACCTGCCAATTTAATATTACCTGGTATATTCGTTATAGGCTGCATACTTAGCTTTTCTATGGGAACTTCAATGGGTACTGTATCTGCATTAATGCCCATTGCTATAGATTTAGCTAATAAAACAAATATAAATATGCCTTTGATAGCCGGTGTAGTTGTTGGAAGTGCTATGTTTGGTGATAACCTATCTTTTATTTCTGATACAACAATAGCAGCTACTAGAACACAAGAAGTTAGCATGAAATCAAAATTTCAAGAGAATATATTTATGGTTTTACCTGCTATTATAGTAAATATAATATTATTAATGTTCCAGCCTGTAGGTACTATAGATATTGGTAATCATAGTAATTTTTCAATAATTAATATTATACCATATATTGCTGTTATAGGCTTATCCTTATCAGGTATAAATGTTGTTATAACAATGAGTATAAGTATTATAATAGCTATTATTATAGGAATATTCAATGGAAGTTTTACACTTGTAGAGTCATTTAAAATAGTGCATAATGGAATGATGGGTATGGAGGATATGGCAATAATAGCTGTATTTGTAGGCGGACTTGTAGCACTTATGAAACACTTGGGCGGTATAGATTGGATTTTATATACTTTGTCTAAAAATACAAAAACTTCTAAAGGAGGGGAATTGAGTATAGCTGCTTTAGTTAGTCTTATAGATATATCTACTACTAATAATACAGTTTCAATAATAGCAGCAGGACCAATAGCGGCAAATATAGCAGATAAATTTGGAATATCAAGAAAAAGAACAGCTAGTATATTAGATTTATTTTCATCAGCATTTAATGGAATATCACCATTTGCAGGACAATTATTAGTTGCAGGAGGTTTAGCAAAAATATCTCCAATATCTATTGTACCTTATGTATGGTATTGTATACTTATGATAATTTTTGGCATTATAGAAATAATAATAGGCTATCCGCATTTTATAAAAAAAGATAAATAG